The following coding sequences are from one Oncorhynchus nerka isolate Pitt River linkage group LG6, Oner_Uvic_2.0, whole genome shotgun sequence window:
- the LOC115121009 gene encoding eukaryotic translation initiation factor 2 subunit 3-like has protein sequence MFKMAGDESGITLGQPHLSKQDLNSLDVSILTPLSQEIISRQATINIGTIGHVAHGKSTVVKAISGVHTVRFKNELERNITIKLGYANAKVYKLDDPSCPRPECYRSCGSSTPDEFPTDIPGTKGNFKLVRHVSFVDCPGHDILMATMLNGAAVMDAALLLIAGNESCPQPQTSEHLAAIEIMKLKHILILQNKIDLVKESQAKEQYEQILAFVQGTVAEGAPIIPISAQLKYNIEVVCEYIVKKIPVPIRDFTSEPRLIVIRSFDVNKPGCEVDDLKGGVAGGSILKGVLKVGQELEVRPGIVSKDHEGKLMCKPIFSKIVSLFAEHNDLQYAAPGGLIGVGTKIDPTLCRADRMVGQVLGAVGALPEIFTELEISYFLLRRLLGVRTEGDKKAAKVQKLSKNEVLMVNIGSLSTGGRVSAVKADLAKIVLTNPVCTEVGEKIALSRRVEKHWRLIGWGQIRRGVTITPTVDDD, from the exons GCACCATTGGTCATGTGGCCCACGGAAAGTCTACGGTGGTCAAGGCCATCTCAGGGGTTCACACTGTCCGCTTCAAGAACGAGCTGGAGAGAAACATCACCATTAAGCTAGGTTACGCTAACGCCAAG GTGTATAAGCTGGATGACCCCAGCTGTCCCAGGCCAGAGTGCTACAGGTCGTGTGGCTCCAGTACTCCTGATGAGTTCCCTACAGACATCCCTGGAACCAAGGGCAACTTCAAACTGGTCAGACACGTGTCCTTCGTGGACTGTCCCGGTCACGATATTCTGATGGCCACCATGCTGAACGGAGCAGCTGTCATGGACGCTGCCCTCCTGCTCATTG CGGGTAACGAGTCGTGTCCCCAGCCCCAGACCTCTGAGCACCTGGCTGCCATAGAGATCATGAAGCTCAAACACATCCTGATCCTCCAGAACAAGATTGATCTGGTCAAGGAGAGCCAGGCCAAGGAGCAGTACGAACAGATCCTAGCCTTCGTACAGG GTACTGTGGCAGAGGGGGCACCTATCATTCCTATCTCAGCACAGTTGAAGTACAACATAGAGGTGGTGTGTGAATACATTGTCAAGAAGATCCCTGTCCCCATCAGAGACTTCACCTCAGAACCCAGACTCATCG TGATCCGGTCATTTGACGTCAACAAGCCGGGTTGTGAGGTAGATGACCTGAAAGGAGGTGTGGCTGGAGGCAGTATACTAAAAGGCGTGCTCAAG GTGGGACAGGAGTTGGAGGTGCGTCCAGGCATTGTGTCTAAGGACCATGAGGGGAAGCTAATGTGTAAACCCATCTTTTCCAAGATCGTCTCTCTGTTCGCTGAACACAACGACCTGCAATATGCGGCACCCGGGGGACTCATTG GTGTTGGCACTAAGATTGACCCGACCCTGTGCAGAGCTGACCGTATGGTTGGTCAGGTGCTGGGAGCGGTCGGAGCGCTACCAGAGATCTTCACAGAGCTGGAAATCTCCTACTTCCTGTTGAGGAGGCTTCTGGGAGTCCGCACTGAAGGAGACAAGAAGGCTGCCAAG GTCCAGAAGCTGTCTAAGAACGAGGTGTTGATGGTGAACATCGGCAGTCTGTCTACGGGCGGCAGAGTGAGTGCAGTGAAGGCTGATTTGGCCAAGATCGTCCTGACCAACCCTGTCTGCACTGAGGTCGGAGAGAAGATTGCGCTCAGTCGTCGTGTGGAGAAACATTGGCG tctgaTTGGCTGGGGCCAGATCAGGAGGGGGGTAACCATCACCCCCACGGTGGACGACGACTGA